A genomic segment from Nitrospirota bacterium encodes:
- a CDS encoding YwiC-like family protein: MGSLNIPYTREPGSWIIFAIAFVTGTVKAGRIDLTSIILLISLALFLMAKTPFSNILKKKGRSELAFILLYITIGSLGCLYSISIQPSMLFLYIAGIILISLYFIFGRKGFLLLSEASGMATMGLVSAIAAGVGGEILSKIYLWPMFFIFYFASSLRVRFAITKYRLLSRIYSGIILTVSGVMIYTGKLIFLSFLPLLEDFYSALKVKKEGFKRLGVLETIKALIFAFILILIDKD, from the coding sequence ATGGGAAGCTTAAATATTCCATATACAAGGGAACCCGGCAGTTGGATAATATTTGCCATAGCCTTTGTTACTGGAACAGTAAAGGCAGGCAGGATAGATTTAACTTCTATTATTCTCCTTATTTCACTTGCCCTCTTCCTGATGGCAAAAACTCCGTTCTCAAACATTCTGAAGAAAAAAGGTAGAAGTGAACTTGCCTTTATTCTTTTATACATAACCATAGGTTCTCTGGGTTGCCTTTATTCTATCTCCATACAGCCCTCAATGCTCTTTCTCTACATAGCGGGTATAATATTAATCTCTCTCTATTTTATCTTTGGAAGGAAAGGATTCCTTTTATTATCAGAGGCATCAGGGATGGCTACTATGGGACTTGTATCCGCCATAGCTGCAGGAGTTGGCGGAGAAATTTTATCTAAAATCTATCTCTGGCCCATGTTTTTTATCTTTTATTTTGCCAGTTCGCTCAGAGTGAGATTTGCAATAACAAAATACAGGTTATTAAGCAGGATTTACTCAGGGATTATTCTCACTGTCTCAGGAGTCATGATTTATACAGGCAAATTGATATTTCTATCATTTTTACCCCTCCTTGAGGATTTTTATTCAGCATTAAAAGTTAAAAAAGAAGGATTTAAAAGGCTCGGGGTATTAGAGACCATAAAGGCTCTCATATTTGCATTTATATTGATACTCATTGACAAAGATTAA
- a CDS encoding sigma 54-interacting transcriptional regulator, whose translation MFEQFLRNPSFLSNIFETMRDGVMILDAHQHVLFFNRAAEEITGFRREDVVGNPCLFLYHDLCISCEALNRCKIQKDCDLFKEGSVRNRKYVIRSKDGRSVYLLKNAVVLKDSSGEIIGAVETMTDITSLYMKELELEELKHELKKEYWFMGLLGKSTLMQRLYQQIRNAATSEAPVFICGETGTGKNLVAKAIHALSRRKDGPFIEVSCASLNEYLLESELFGHKRGSFTGAISDRKGRFEVADKGTIFLDEIGDMSPLMQAKVLRVLEEKVVERIGDYRPIPVDIRVISASNKVLYKLVGMGKFREDLLYRIDSILIETPPLRERIEDIPILTFHHLKKISIVNNKDIRSISPEAMEILKNYNWTGNVRQLINVLEHAAITCKGDTIEVSDLPGYLFQREKIDKNKNHIEEEKIRSVLSMYKGNRTLTAKHLGISRVTLWKRLKDLGT comes from the coding sequence ATGTTTGAACAATTTTTGAGAAATCCAAGCTTTTTGAGTAATATCTTTGAGACTATGAGAGATGGGGTCATGATCCTTGATGCTCATCAGCATGTCCTATTCTTTAATAGGGCAGCTGAAGAGATTACAGGCTTTCGCAGAGAAGATGTTGTAGGCAATCCCTGCCTCTTTCTTTATCACGATTTATGTATATCATGTGAGGCATTAAATAGATGCAAAATTCAAAAAGATTGTGATCTCTTCAAAGAGGGCTCTGTAAGGAACAGAAAATATGTGATAAGGTCAAAAGATGGGAGGTCAGTCTATCTTTTAAAGAATGCCGTTGTATTGAAGGACAGCAGTGGTGAGATAATAGGAGCTGTGGAGACTATGACGGATATAACTTCATTATATATGAAGGAATTGGAGCTTGAAGAACTGAAACATGAACTCAAGAAGGAATACTGGTTTATGGGGTTATTGGGGAAAAGTACTCTAATGCAAAGATTATACCAGCAGATTCGGAATGCTGCCACAAGCGAGGCACCTGTTTTTATATGTGGTGAAACCGGTACTGGAAAAAACCTTGTTGCTAAGGCGATACATGCCTTGAGCAGACGTAAGGATGGACCTTTTATAGAAGTGAGCTGTGCGTCACTGAATGAATATCTCCTTGAAAGCGAGCTCTTCGGCCATAAGAGGGGTTCCTTTACAGGTGCTATAAGCGACAGGAAAGGAAGGTTCGAGGTAGCAGATAAAGGAACCATCTTCCTTGATGAGATAGGGGATATGTCACCGTTAATGCAGGCAAAGGTGCTTAGAGTGCTTGAAGAGAAGGTAGTAGAACGTATAGGAGACTATAGACCAATTCCCGTGGATATAAGAGTTATTTCAGCTTCAAACAAGGTTTTATATAAACTTGTGGGCATGGGTAAATTCAGGGAAGATCTCCTTTACAGGATAGATTCTATCCTTATCGAAACCCCACCATTGAGAGAAAGAATTGAAGACATCCCCATCCTTACATTTCACCACTTGAAAAAGATCTCCATTGTAAATAACAAAGATATAAGGAGTATAAGCCCAGAGGCGATGGAGATTTTAAAAAATTACAACTGGACTGGAAATGTGAGACAGCTCATCAATGTCCTTGAGCATGCTGCAATCACCTGTAAAGGTGATACCATAGAAGTATCAGACCTGCCAGGCTATCTCTTCCAGAGGGAAAAGATTGACAAAAATAAAAATCATATCGAGGAAGAGAAGATACGCTCTGTCCTTTCAATGTATAAAGGGAATAGAACTCTTACTGCAAAACACCTCGGAATCAGCAGGGTTACTTTATGGAAACGGCTTAAAGATCTTGGTACTTAG
- a CDS encoding C39 family peptidase, with product MRYNYIKVSLLLIVFILILASTSEAEDVCAYECGNIPIMECDRVTIGCTDFKILKGYAFYYCIYRNTGYILVLYKRPVDTFWLVLDWGYEDTSAGKQFMYNRMIQVAKDTVHWWCPDVPIIEPCPKSTASPSSGSVPWWCPVPEAEITLPMTVYQCAPEFKITPPEYDFTKKSLCKKGCALAALTMVLNYYLNKSGLPMVDLVGMNEWMKNNGGFYSGGDVYFPAISRYPNANIFYDWKTSNIVNTDTIDNEFKNGRPVILTVKGGGHFVVAIGKENDTYKIIDPGKMPQITTLKEKYNNVFDSIRIVRPR from the coding sequence ATGCGGTATAATTACATAAAGGTTTCTCTGTTGCTGATAGTTTTTATTTTAATTTTAGCATCTACATCGGAGGCAGAGGATGTGTGTGCCTATGAATGTGGTAATATTCCGATTATGGAGTGTGATCGGGTAACAATTGGCTGCACAGATTTTAAGATTTTGAAGGGATATGCTTTTTACTACTGTATATATCGTAACACTGGGTATATTTTAGTCTTATACAAGCGTCCTGTTGATACTTTTTGGCTTGTTTTGGATTGGGGGTATGAAGATACCTCTGCGGGTAAGCAATTCATGTATAACAGAATGATACAGGTTGCAAAGGATACTGTGCATTGGTGGTGTCCTGATGTTCCAATTATAGAACCTTGTCCTAAATCTACCGCATCTCCATCATCTGGTAGTGTGCCCTGGTGGTGTCCGGTACCTGAGGCAGAGATAACCTTACCTATGACTGTTTATCAATGTGCTCCTGAGTTTAAAATCACTCCACCTGAATACGATTTTACTAAAAAGAGCCTTTGTAAAAAAGGCTGTGCCCTTGCAGCGCTCACCATGGTGTTAAATTACTATCTTAATAAGTCAGGACTACCTATGGTGGATCTTGTGGGTATGAATGAGTGGATGAAGAATAATGGAGGATTTTACTCTGGTGGAGATGTTTACTTCCCTGCAATTTCAAGATACCCAAATGCAAACATATTCTACGATTGGAAAACTTCTAATATAGTGAATACAGATACTATAGACAATGAATTTAAAAATGGTCGTCCTGTAATTTTAACTGTCAAAGGTGGAGGGCATTTTGTTGTTGCGATAGGGAAAGAAAACGACACATATAAGATAATCGATCCTGGCAAAATGCCACAGATAACAACTTTGAAGGAAAAATACAATAATGTGTTTGATAGTATTCGTATTGTTAGACCTAGATAG